In the Aneurinibacillus soli genome, one interval contains:
- a CDS encoding S-layer homology domain-containing protein — MKRKLLFSLVALCLCMLLVPNTSSAAVSFIQTWGAGGNGEGKFNLPTGVATDSSGNVYIVDTGNNRIQKFSENGIFLSQWGSYGTDSKQFDGPSFIAIDSLDNVYVADQNNNRIQKLSKEGEFIAELTDLFMVSSVAIDSYGNLYVLDALGITKYDSNLQLIDNTNWSNAPLNQAIDIAIDSQNNLYVTDSGDKCVKKFDSDGNVITTWGSEGTGNGKFKYPNGLGIDSDDNVYITDYNGNLPIQVFSSTGDFQYAFGTPFNSSDDTTFTNPTDVAIDHSGNIYVVDGTRANVQKFVIIKNIQSVTNPTAKTGVANGTAKTAAALGLPSQIEVTLEDNSKINVNVTWDVANASYDPTNTGAQSFTVTGTLTLPNGVTNTQNKTASINVSVDAASVVVKNITDVTNPTAKTGVANGTAKTAAALGLPSQIEVTLEDNSKINVNVTWDVANASYDPTNTGAQSFTVTGTLTLPNGVTNTQNKTASINVSVDAASAVVKNITDVTNPTAKTGVANGTAKTAAALGLPSQVEVTLEDNSKINVNVTWDVANASYDPTNIGAQSFTVTGTLTLPNGVTNTQNKTASINVSVDAASAVVKNITDVTNPTAKTGVTNGTAKTAAALGLPPQVEVTLEDNSKINVNVTWDVANASYNPANTGTQSFTVTGILTLPNGVTNTQSKTASISVVVNAATLSGGGGGGSSSTSAQSPSPSTSNTGVEVLFNGKVESAGTAVTAKVNDRTVTTVAVDEKKIGEKLVADGQHAVITIPINTKSDIVVGELNGQIVKNMEQKQAVVEIKTENVSYRLPAQQININAISDQLGTRVNLQDIKVHIEISKPPAETVKIVENSAAKGEFTIVAPPVNFTVTGTYGDKTIDVSKFNTYVERTIAIPDGVDPNKITTGVVVDPDGTVRHVPTKVVMIDGKYFVKINSLTNSTYSVVWHPLEFKDVEHHWAKNAVNDMGSRMVISGIGHDLFNPDQDITRAEFAAIMVRGLGIKQEDGVVPFTDVKAADWYSSAVQIAYKNNLIRGFEDGTFRPNDKITREQAMGIIAKAMKITDLQAKLQPKEAGELLRPFIDAKQASEWAKEGIADCLQAGLVSGRNGQQLAPKEFISRAEVAAIVQRLLQKSELI, encoded by the coding sequence ATGAAGAGAAAGTTGCTTTTTAGTTTAGTAGCGTTGTGTCTGTGTATGCTACTTGTTCCAAATACATCAAGTGCCGCGGTGAGTTTCATACAAACATGGGGAGCAGGTGGAAATGGTGAGGGAAAATTCAATCTTCCTACAGGAGTGGCAACAGATTCATCAGGGAATGTATATATAGTAGATACAGGGAATAACCGTATTCAAAAATTTTCAGAGAACGGCATATTTCTCTCGCAGTGGGGGAGTTATGGAACCGATAGTAAGCAATTCGACGGCCCTTCATTTATTGCGATAGATTCATTAGATAATGTTTATGTAGCAGATCAAAACAATAATAGAATTCAAAAACTATCAAAAGAGGGAGAATTTATCGCTGAACTAACAGATCTATTTATGGTATCTTCTGTAGCGATAGACTCATATGGTAACTTATATGTTCTAGATGCGCTTGGTATTACTAAATATGATTCTAATTTACAATTAATAGATAACACTAATTGGTCTAATGCACCTTTAAATCAAGCTATAGATATCGCGATCGATTCACAGAATAACTTATATGTGACTGATAGCGGAGACAAATGTGTTAAAAAATTTGATTCTGATGGTAATGTAATTACGACGTGGGGATCAGAAGGTACGGGAAACGGAAAATTTAAATATCCAAACGGTCTTGGAATAGATTCTGATGATAACGTATATATAACCGATTATAATGGTAATTTACCGATTCAAGTGTTTAGCTCTACTGGAGACTTTCAGTATGCGTTTGGAACCCCTTTTAATTCATCGGATGATACGACGTTTACCAATCCAACAGACGTAGCTATTGACCATTCAGGAAATATATACGTCGTAGATGGTACTCGTGCGAATGTACAAAAATTTGTTATCATAAAAAATATTCAATCAGTAACAAATCCGACAGCGAAAACAGGTGTGGCAAACGGAACAGCAAAGACGGCAGCCGCATTGGGATTACCGTCCCAGATAGAAGTAACGTTAGAGGATAACAGCAAAATCAATGTGAACGTAACATGGGATGTAGCTAACGCAAGCTATGATCCAACAAATACCGGAGCTCAAAGTTTTACGGTAACGGGAACACTCACTCTCCCCAACGGGGTGACAAATACACAAAACAAGACTGCGAGTATAAATGTAAGCGTGGATGCGGCATCGGTAGTCGTGAAGAATATTACAGATGTAACAAATCCGACAGCGAAAACAGGTGTGGCAAACGGAACAGCAAAGACGGCAGCCGCATTGGGATTACCGTCCCAGATAGAAGTAACGTTAGAGGATAACAGCAAAATCAATGTGAACGTAACATGGGATGTAGCTAATGCAAGCTATGATCCAACAAATACCGGAGCTCAAAGTTTTACGGTAACGGGAACACTCACTCTCCCCAACGGGGTGACAAATACACAAAACAAGACTGCGAGTATAAATGTAAGCGTGGATGCGGCATCGGCAGTCGTGAAGAATATTACAGATGTAACAAATCCGACGGCGAAAACAGGTGTGGCAAATGGAACAGCGAAGACGGCAGCCGCATTGGGATTACCGTCCCAGGTAGAAGTAACGTTAGAAGATAACAGCAAAATCAATGTGAACGTAACATGGGATGTAGCTAACGCAAGCTATGATCCAACAAATATCGGAGCTCAAAGTTTTACGGTAACGGGAACACTCACTCTCCCCAACGGGGTGACAAATACACAAAACAAGACTGCGAGTATAAATGTAAGCGTGGATGCGGCATCGGCAGTCGTGAAGAATATTACAGATGTAACAAATCCGACGGCGAAAACAGGTGTGACAAATGGAACAGCGAAGACGGCAGCCGCATTGGGATTACCGCCCCAGGTAGAAGTAACGTTAGAGGATAACAGCAAGATCAATGTGAACGTAACATGGGATGTAGCTAACGCAAGCTATAATCCAGCAAACACCGGAACCCAAAGCTTTACGGTAACGGGAATACTCACTCTCCCCAACGGGGTGACGAATACGCAAAGCAAGACTGCGAGTATAAGTGTAGTAGTAAATGCAGCGACTTTAAGTGGTGGCGGAGGTGGAGGAAGCAGCAGTACATCTGCACAATCTCCATCACCAAGCACATCAAATACTGGGGTTGAAGTTCTGTTCAATGGGAAGGTTGAAAGTGCTGGAACAGCAGTAACAGCAAAGGTGAATGATCGAACAGTAACTACCGTTGCCGTTGATGAAAAGAAGATTGGAGAGAAACTTGTAGCTGATGGGCAACATGCGGTAATTACAATTCCGATAAATACAAAATCGGATATCGTGGTTGGCGAATTGAACGGCCAGATAGTCAAAAACATGGAACAAAAGCAGGCTGTTGTCGAAATTAAAACAGAGAATGTCTCCTATAGGTTACCGGCACAGCAGATTAATATTAATGCCATCTCAGATCAGCTTGGAACGAGAGTAAATCTTCAGGATATTAAAGTTCACATCGAGATTTCCAAGCCGCCAGCAGAAACAGTGAAGATCGTGGAAAATTCAGCAGCAAAAGGTGAATTTACAATCGTAGCCCCACCAGTCAATTTCACAGTAACAGGGACATATGGAGATAAAACGATTGATGTTTCCAAATTTAACACATACGTAGAAAGAACCATTGCCATTCCAGACGGAGTAGATCCGAACAAGATTACAACAGGCGTTGTCGTTGACCCAGATGGAACTGTTCGTCATGTACCGACTAAAGTGGTTATGATTGATGGGAAGTATTTTGTAAAAATCAATAGTTTAACGAACAGTACGTATTCGGTTGTCTGGCATCCTCTCGAGTTTAAAGATGTAGAGCACCACTGGGCGAAGAATGCGGTGAATGACATGGGTTCACGGATGGTAATTAGCGGAATTGGTCATGATCTATTCAATCCGGACCAGGATATTACGCGCGCAGAGTTTGCGGCAATCATGGTCCGTGGGTTAGGGATTAAGCAAGAGGATGGTGTTGTGCCATTTACGGATGTAAAAGCAGCAGATTGGTACAGCAGCGCGGTGCAAATCGCGTATAAAAACAATCTAATCCGTGGGTTTGAAGATGGCACATTCCGTCCAAATGACAAGATTACACGGGAGCAGGCGATGGGGATTATCGCCAAAGCGATGAAAATCACCGATCTGCAAGCGAAACTTCAGCCTAAAGAAGCAGGAGAACTGTTGCGTCCATTTATAGATGCGAAACAGGCGTCGGAGTGGGCGAAGGAAGGAATTGCGGATTGCTTGCAAGCAGGTCTAGTTTCCGGTAGAAATGGTCAGCAACTGGCACCAAAAGAGTTTATCTCGAGAGCAGAGGTTGCGGCTATTGTTCAGAGACTTTTACAAAAGTCTGAGTTGATTTAG
- a CDS encoding S-layer homology domain-containing protein: protein MSKKIYKEYYKVLSTTVIFSMLFGSSHTIAAPAVSHEKQPQKKVSASSPFLDFDQVSDWAKESVLKMKEQTIMVGDPVGRFRPLDKMTRQEMAATLSKVLNLTKQETVISSFNDVSTTTWAKDAIDAVKVAGIMKGDEKGNFHPNAPLTQEEFASLLINIIKADTKGKGNALPFADKNQISSWAKPAVQVALEEGLLHGDGKNFNPKKPIQRQEVASVISKLMDLIAPSSHHAVIDEIKGNIVTINGISYRVAENVKGVLNEGNADVLQHAKIDVESSNQVITKITYLELKTSGKPAKIGGKEFSENIVLDAQGTTIDGNIKVGADYVTIKNLTIAGNFDIEPDMKNNFYAYKVEVKGNTTIEGGSPHTVVFEDSTLQATNINKPDVRVEAIGTTTVSEINVTSNATIQADSSITIPKVNIQDGATNVTLNASITSLSIENHDATTLSGSGKIESLTIQNASFVTLNTSATITQVTVSDVNSKVTVQPGTQIGTLSVPTGAKVENIVTNYTEVKSQIASTSAGVSPSTTTSSGSGSSGSNHAPTATTIANQTIMVGSGDLVIDLNTIFSDQDGDVLSFTAVSQKPLVASVNLSEAQLKITPLSAGSTIIAMSANDGRGGKVSKNFTVTVQAAANHAPTVANPIGNQTMTVGGSPSTISLGNVFADADGDTLMYGVSSSDTGVANVSTTGDQLTITPIAAGTATITVTANDGHNAPISSTFTVTVQAAANQAPTVANPIGNQTMTVGGSPSTISLGNVFADADGDTLIYGASSSDTGVANVSTTGDQLTITPIAAGTATITVTANDGHNAPISSTFTVTVQAATNHAPTVANPIGNQTMTVGGSPSTISLGNVFADADGDTLMYGVSSSDTGVANVSTTGDQLTITPIAAGTATITVTANDGHNAPISSTFTVTVQAAANQAPEVISSIQTQVLCPVYTVSREYDLSQLFRDPEGDTLTFSAVVNDPDAARVSISGNKLTLEPGMIGHVGTTFVAITATNTKGKAVTYNLNVRAVQLATNGYVEINTKVGVPSITYDLSPFFPTQDSFDVYKGIPNQTLSGPTTLSKKSWIGTATNGDNWVVSADGKAVLLRVNVALQLNSDPYFIQYIDGGEYNKTFQILNSKYGTGQKFTGYVLEIFHFDLATNEIKSKDTKIFNIPEQNIQDIKLINIIDRAFYDFFDFINTPYFNDELELNMPGSRLTAIVLKKDGRIIDVIGDPNSHEEILPKGGTIIRKSAIHSASQTYSQAGEWNLYTKGTYEYYGQQTP, encoded by the coding sequence ATGAGCAAAAAAATATATAAGGAATATTATAAGGTCCTATCCACTACAGTTATCTTTTCTATGCTATTTGGGTCTTCCCACACTATAGCAGCTCCCGCTGTAAGTCATGAAAAACAACCACAGAAAAAGGTAAGTGCGTCTAGCCCTTTTTTGGACTTTGATCAAGTGAGTGACTGGGCAAAGGAATCTGTATTGAAAATGAAAGAACAAACAATAATGGTTGGAGATCCAGTCGGTCGTTTTCGACCACTAGACAAGATGACGCGTCAAGAAATGGCTGCTACCTTGTCCAAAGTATTGAATTTAACGAAACAGGAAACCGTCATATCCTCTTTTAACGATGTTTCGACTACTACTTGGGCTAAGGATGCGATTGATGCAGTGAAAGTAGCGGGGATTATGAAGGGGGATGAAAAGGGGAACTTTCATCCGAATGCACCTTTGACCCAGGAAGAATTCGCAAGTTTACTTATCAACATTATAAAAGCAGATACAAAAGGCAAAGGGAACGCCCTTCCTTTTGCAGATAAAAATCAGATAAGTAGCTGGGCAAAACCAGCCGTTCAAGTGGCACTAGAAGAAGGATTGCTCCATGGTGATGGAAAAAACTTCAACCCGAAGAAACCGATTCAGCGCCAAGAGGTAGCGTCTGTTATATCTAAACTAATGGACTTAATAGCCCCTTCCTCTCATCACGCTGTGATTGATGAAATTAAAGGGAATATAGTCACTATTAATGGTATCTCCTATCGTGTAGCTGAAAATGTAAAAGGCGTATTAAATGAAGGGAACGCAGATGTTCTTCAACATGCAAAAATTGATGTGGAATCATCAAATCAAGTTATTACGAAAATTACATACCTAGAGCTCAAAACGAGTGGAAAGCCTGCCAAGATAGGTGGAAAAGAATTTTCGGAAAACATTGTGCTCGACGCTCAAGGTACAACGATTGATGGGAATATAAAGGTAGGGGCCGACTATGTAACGATTAAAAATCTGACAATAGCCGGAAATTTTGATATTGAGCCTGATATGAAGAATAACTTTTATGCCTACAAGGTAGAGGTAAAAGGAAATACAACTATTGAAGGGGGATCACCACATACGGTTGTATTTGAAGATTCTACTCTTCAGGCAACGAATATTAATAAACCAGATGTACGAGTAGAAGCAATAGGAACAACTACAGTTTCAGAAATAAACGTTACTAGCAATGCTACGATACAAGCGGATTCAAGTATAACTATTCCAAAGGTGAACATACAAGATGGTGCTACTAATGTAACTCTTAATGCTTCAATTACTTCGTTATCAATTGAAAATCATGATGCCACGACTCTCTCAGGAAGCGGAAAAATCGAAAGCCTGACGATCCAAAATGCAAGTTTTGTTACATTGAATACATCGGCGACAATTACACAGGTTACTGTTTCGGATGTCAATTCAAAAGTTACGGTACAGCCGGGAACACAGATTGGTACCTTATCGGTTCCAACAGGAGCCAAGGTTGAAAATATTGTAACAAACTATACGGAAGTGAAGTCACAAATTGCAAGTACCAGTGCGGGCGTTTCTCCGTCTACTACTACTTCAAGTGGTTCAGGAAGTAGCGGTTCAAATCATGCACCAACAGCTACTACAATTGCGAATCAAACCATAATGGTAGGTTCAGGAGATCTGGTCATAGATTTAAATACAATCTTCAGTGACCAAGATGGAGATGTGCTCTCATTTACAGCGGTATCTCAGAAGCCGTTAGTTGCAAGTGTGAATCTCAGTGAGGCACAATTAAAAATCACTCCATTATCAGCAGGAAGCACCATAATTGCAATGTCAGCAAATGATGGTAGGGGTGGAAAGGTATCTAAAAATTTCACTGTTACGGTTCAGGCAGCAGCAAACCATGCACCAACGGTGGCAAATCCCATTGGGAATCAAACGATGACAGTTGGAGGAAGTCCGTCCACGATCAGTCTTGGGAATGTTTTTGCGGATGCAGATGGAGATACTCTTATGTATGGAGTATCAAGCTCGGATACAGGAGTTGCGAACGTAAGCACAACAGGAGATCAATTGACAATTACGCCGATTGCGGCAGGAACGGCAACGATTACGGTAACAGCAAACGATGGACATAATGCACCGATAAGCAGCACATTCACTGTTACGGTTCAGGCAGCAGCAAACCAGGCACCAACGGTGGCAAACCCCATTGGGAATCAAACGATGACAGTTGGAGGAAGTCCGTCCACGATCAGTCTTGGGAATGTTTTTGCGGATGCAGATGGAGATACTCTTATATATGGAGCATCAAGCTCGGATACAGGAGTTGCGAACGTAAGCACAACAGGGGATCAATTGACAATTACGCCGATTGCGGCAGGGACGGCAACGATTACGGTAACAGCAAACGATGGACATAATGCACCGATAAGCAGCACATTCACTGTTACGGTTCAGGCAGCAACAAATCATGCACCAACGGTGGCAAATCCCATTGGGAATCAAACGATGACAGTTGGAGGAAGTCCGTCCACGATCAGTCTTGGGAATGTTTTTGCGGATGCAGATGGAGATACTCTTATGTATGGAGTATCAAGCTCGGATACAGGAGTTGCGAACGTAAGCACAACAGGAGATCAATTGACAATTACGCCGATTGCGGCAGGAACGGCAACGATTACGGTAACAGCAAACGATGGACATAATGCACCGATAAGCAGTACATTCACTGTTACGGTTCAGGCAGCAGCAAACCAGGCACCTGAAGTTATCAGCTCGATCCAAACACAAGTTCTCTGCCCTGTTTATACTGTCTCCCGTGAGTATGATTTGAGTCAGTTGTTCCGCGATCCTGAAGGGGATACCTTGACATTTTCGGCAGTTGTAAATGATCCTGATGCAGCTCGGGTGTCCATAAGTGGTAATAAGTTAACCCTTGAACCTGGGATGATCGGACACGTGGGAACCACGTTCGTTGCTATTACGGCAACGAACACCAAGGGAAAAGCAGTAACCTATAACCTGAATGTACGAGCTGTTCAACTTGCTACGAATGGTTATGTTGAAATAAACACCAAGGTTGGTGTGCCAAGCATCACCTATGATTTGTCGCCTTTCTTTCCGACTCAGGATAGTTTCGATGTCTATAAGGGCATTCCAAATCAGACCTTGAGTGGACCAACAACTTTATCTAAAAAGTCATGGATAGGTACAGCGACTAACGGTGATAATTGGGTGGTTAGTGCTGATGGAAAAGCTGTATTACTTCGAGTCAACGTGGCGTTACAGTTAAATTCTGATCCTTACTTTATTCAATACATTGATGGTGGAGAATATAATAAGACTTTTCAGATTCTCAATTCTAAATACGGTACAGGTCAGAAATTTACCGGGTATGTACTCGAAATCTTTCATTTTGATCTAGCAACAAACGAAATTAAAAGCAAGGATACAAAAATTTTCAACATACCGGAGCAAAATATCCAAGATATTAAACTTATCAATATAATAGATCGTGCGTTTTATGACTTTTTCGATTTTATTAACACGCCGTATTTCAACGACGAGCTGGAACTAAACATGCCGGGAAGCCGTCTGACGGCGATCGTCTTGAAAAAAGACGGACGCATTATTGACGTCATTGGTGATCCAAATAGCCACGAAGAAATTTTGCCAAAAGGAGGAACGATTATTCGGAAGAGCGCGATTCACAGCGCCTCGCAGACATACTCGCAGGCTGGTGAATGGAACCTATATACAAAAGGAACCTATGAGTATTACGGTCAGCAGACGCCGTAA
- a CDS encoding retropepsin-like aspartic protease — protein MISITIKHDLPFVEATVTFRGQTIKCENVLLDTGSAGTIFNVDKLIEIGVKPEPNDMTHTIYGVGGAEFVYSKTMDVIQIGDARLQNFQIEIGAMDYGLELDGIIGFDFMRELGLMIDTKNMNVYYK, from the coding sequence ATGATCTCAATTACAATAAAACATGACCTGCCGTTTGTGGAAGCGACTGTGACGTTCCGTGGTCAAACGATAAAATGCGAAAATGTTCTGCTGGATACAGGTTCGGCAGGGACGATATTTAATGTGGATAAGCTCATTGAAATTGGTGTGAAGCCTGAGCCAAATGATATGACGCATACGATTTATGGAGTCGGTGGTGCCGAATTTGTGTATTCCAAAACGATGGACGTAATCCAGATCGGAGATGCAAGGCTTCAGAATTTCCAAATTGAAATCGGAGCCATGGATTATGGACTGGAACTGGATGGTATTATAGGATTCGACTTTATGCGTGAACTGGGGCTTATGATTGATACGAAAAACATGAATGTTTACTATAAATGA
- a CDS encoding SpoIIAA family protein yields MIKVIESRSDAVVAIEVSEKVTKKDYPDVEQAFREIADRYGKIRVLMMVGEYTGVSWDAILEDIEFNKEFYKYYDKVAVVSDRKWMKPIIKIEDYFIKADMKYFDLEQQNEAWEWITQE; encoded by the coding sequence ATGATAAAAGTGATAGAAAGTCGTAGTGACGCTGTTGTAGCGATTGAAGTCAGTGAAAAGGTAACAAAAAAGGACTACCCGGATGTTGAGCAAGCTTTCCGAGAAATAGCCGATCGTTATGGCAAGATTCGAGTGCTGATGATGGTTGGAGAATACACAGGGGTTTCCTGGGATGCTATTTTAGAGGATATAGAATTTAATAAAGAATTCTATAAGTATTACGACAAAGTCGCCGTAGTAAGTGATCGGAAGTGGATGAAGCCGATTATCAAAATAGAAGATTATTTTATTAAAGCCGATATGAAGTACTTCGATCTAGAACAGCAGAATGAAGCGTGGGAATGGATCACACAAGAATAA
- a CDS encoding transposase: MTTPTYVLTLPLQVETWQEHILEKRLHIGRTIYNACLGEAWRRYKYMIRNPRYWEVVRMPKGKERNQLLNQFKEQYGVRKFDLNRYVQGMGRTLKQNIGSQMAQNIAERAFQAIEKVMYGNGKKVHFCSVGQFFSLEEKTNKTGFRYFPENKRMEWLGLILPVMIKNQDEYAHLALQDKIKYCRLVKKVIRGKNRYFVQFALEGFPPKKRNHNHSKDENARVGLDIGTSTLAITSEKEVKLFELAEGLSVDERQKRMLQRKLDRSRRANNPNKYKEDGTINKSNREKWIQSENYKKARQEFAEMSRKIADKRRQSHNQLANYILSLGLDVRVETMNFKGLQAKAKKTEISEKTGRYKRKKRFGKSVANRAPSMLLSIIDNKLNYFGLKLKRIDTTKVKASQFEHFTQTCVKKKLSKRWNHFEQGDVQRDLYSAFLIMNTKDNLREVDVGRANETWNNFFGKHEQEMERIKHLSKKQVSSIGL, encoded by the coding sequence ATGACAACGCCAACCTATGTGCTTACGTTGCCTTTACAAGTTGAAACATGGCAAGAACACATCCTGGAAAAGCGCTTACACATTGGGCGAACGATCTACAATGCCTGTCTAGGTGAAGCGTGGCGTAGATACAAATACATGATACGTAATCCTAGGTATTGGGAAGTGGTTCGTATGCCGAAAGGCAAAGAACGCAATCAACTTCTGAATCAATTCAAAGAACAATACGGCGTTCGTAAATTCGATTTAAATAGGTACGTTCAAGGAATGGGGCGTACGCTTAAGCAAAATATCGGTTCTCAAATGGCTCAGAATATCGCGGAACGAGCGTTTCAAGCAATTGAGAAAGTCATGTATGGGAACGGTAAGAAAGTACATTTTTGTTCAGTAGGTCAATTCTTTTCGTTAGAAGAAAAGACAAACAAGACTGGTTTTCGTTACTTTCCCGAAAACAAACGCATGGAATGGTTAGGACTTATCCTGCCTGTCATGATAAAAAACCAAGATGAATACGCACATCTTGCGCTTCAAGATAAAATCAAATATTGCCGACTTGTAAAGAAAGTGATTCGTGGTAAAAATCGTTACTTCGTTCAATTTGCCTTAGAAGGGTTTCCACCAAAGAAACGCAATCATAATCATTCCAAAGATGAAAACGCTCGTGTCGGATTAGATATTGGCACATCAACACTCGCCATTACTTCTGAAAAGGAAGTGAAGCTGTTTGAGCTAGCGGAAGGTTTGTCAGTAGATGAACGTCAAAAACGGATGCTACAGCGTAAGTTAGACCGCAGTCGTAGAGCAAATAACCCGAACAAATACAAGGAAGATGGCACAATCAATAAATCCAATCGAGAGAAATGGATTCAAAGTGAAAACTACAAGAAAGCTCGGCAAGAGTTCGCTGAAATGAGTCGAAAAATTGCGGATAAGCGCAGGCAATCACACAATCAACTGGCTAATTATATTCTTTCGTTGGGGCTGGATGTCCGAGTTGAAACCATGAATTTCAAAGGACTTCAAGCAAAAGCAAAGAAAACAGAGATTAGCGAAAAGACGGGACGATACAAACGTAAAAAACGATTTGGAAAGTCAGTAGCGAATCGTGCGCCATCTATGCTTCTTTCGATTATCGACAACAAACTAAACTACTTCGGCTTAAAACTAAAGCGGATTGACACCACTAAAGTGAAAGCCAGTCAATTTGAACACTTCACGCAAACGTGCGTGAAGAAAAAGCTCTCAAAACGTTGGAACCACTTTGAGCAAGGTGATGTGCAACGTGATTTGTATAGTGCCTTTCTAATCATGAATACAAAAGACAATCTGCGTGAAGTAGATGTTGGACGAGCAAATGAAACATGGAACAACTTCTTTGGTAAGCACGAACAGGAAATGGAACGAATTAAACATTTGAGCAAGAAACAAGTAAGCAGTATCGGCTTGTAA
- the tnpA gene encoding IS200/IS605 family transposase, giving the protein MAEVKHGRGYVYAIQYHIVWCVKYRHNVLLGDIDIRLKEILNQIAIDNGFTISEIESDCDHVHLLVDCNPQHSIPNIIKALKGVSARLLFKEFPQLKKKLWGGHLWNPSYFVATVSENTEQQIRQYIRNQQKK; this is encoded by the coding sequence ATGGCAGAAGTCAAACATGGTAGAGGATATGTGTACGCTATCCAATACCATATTGTATGGTGCGTGAAATATCGCCACAACGTGTTACTTGGCGATATAGATATACGATTAAAGGAAATACTCAATCAAATTGCTATAGATAATGGTTTCACGATTTCGGAAATCGAAAGTGATTGTGACCATGTTCATCTCTTGGTTGACTGTAATCCACAACATTCAATTCCGAATATCATCAAAGCGTTAAAAGGCGTTTCAGCAAGGTTGCTATTTAAAGAGTTTCCCCAACTAAAAAAGAAACTGTGGGGTGGTCATTTGTGGAATCCTAGTTACTTTGTCGCAACCGTAAGTGAAAATACAGAACAACAAATACGCCAATACATTCGTAATCAACAAAAGAAATAG
- a CDS encoding DUF1540 domain-containing protein, producing MAKDVLCEVNNCTYWAQGDKCSANEIYVVSHKGKNASTTEETDCKTFQPGM from the coding sequence ATGGCAAAAGATGTACTTTGCGAAGTAAACAACTGTACGTACTGGGCGCAAGGCGATAAATGCAGCGCAAATGAGATTTATGTAGTAAGCCACAAAGGCAAGAATGCTTCGACTACAGAGGAAACAGACTGTAAGACGTTCCAGCCTGGCATGTAA